A stretch of Capricornis sumatraensis isolate serow.1 chromosome 10, serow.2, whole genome shotgun sequence DNA encodes these proteins:
- the LOC138087276 gene encoding basic salivary proline-rich protein 4-like → MGWRTASPGAQHKSAACWAPEHGRRTSQSAPRAPPTRGPRAGRAPRAPPRGPRAGRAPRAPREAPGQAEHPVPPERPPGRQSTPSPQAPGQAERPAPPPPEAPRQAERPAPPREAPGQAERPAAPREAPGQAERPVPPERPPGRQSAPCPPRGPRAGRAPRAPREAPGQAERPVPPREAPGQAERPVPPREATGGERALC, encoded by the coding sequence ATGGGATGGCGCACGGCCAGCCCCGGGGCCCAGCACAAGAGTGCTGCctgctgggctccagagcacgggaGGCGCACGTCTCAGAGCGCCCCGCGCGCCCCCCCAACCAGAGGCCCCCGGGCAGGCAGAGCGCCCCGTGCCcccccgagaggcccccgggcAGGCAGAGCGCCCCGTGCcccccgagaggcccccgggcAGGCAGAGCACCCCGTGCcccccgagaggcccccgggcAGGCAGAGCACCCCGTCTCCCCAGGCTCCCGGGCAGGCAGAGCGCCCCGCGCCCCCCCCACCAGAGGCCCCCAGGCAGGCAGAGCGCCCCGCGCCcccccgagaggcccccgggcAGGCAGAGCGCCCCGCGGCcccccgagaggcccccgggcAGGCAGAGCGCCCCGTGCcccccgagaggcccccgggcAGGCAGAGCGCCCCGTGCcccccgagaggcccccgggcAGGCAGAGCGCCCCGTGCcccccgagaggcccccgggcAGGCAGAGCGCCCCGTGCCcccccgagaggcccccgggcAGGCAGAGCGCCCCGTGCCCCCCCGAGAGGCCACCGGTGGGGAGCGAGCCTTGTGCTGA
- the MSMB gene encoding beta-microseminoprotein isoform X1, producing MNALLISFAALATFVSLCDAQCYVIPNESSASDGCKDLSGVTHQLKSDWKTDNCESCHCDDDGIQCCSTAATPMGYDRDKCQAVFNKETCTYTVLEKKNPSKTCAVEAWVL from the exons ATG AACGCTCTTCTGATCAGCTTTGCGGCCTTAGCCACCTTCGTGAGTTTATGCGATGCCCAGTGCTATGTCATACCTAATGAGAGCTCTGCCTCTGATG GATGCAAGGATCTCAGTGGAGTCACACACCAGCTGAAATCAGACTGGAAGACTGACAACTGTGAAAGCTGTCATTGTGACGATGATGGAATTCAGTGTTGCAGCAC TGCAGCTACACCTATGGGTTATGACAGAGACAAGTGCCAGGCTGTCTTCAACAAGGAGACCTGCACCTATACAGTGCTGGAGAAGAAGAACCCATCAAAGACCTGCGCTGTCGAGGCCTGGGTGTTATAA
- the MSMB gene encoding beta-microseminoprotein isoform X2: MGSPRQAYQSGLPFPSPGDLPDAETEPRSPALAGCKDLSGVTHQLKSDWKTDNCESCHCDDDGIQCCSTAATPMGYDRDKCQAVFNKETCTYTVLEKKNPSKTCAVEAWVL; this comes from the exons atgggatctcccaggcaagcgtaccagagtgggttgccgttcccttctccaggggatcttcctgacgcagagactgaacccaggtctcctgcattggcag GATGCAAGGATCTCAGTGGAGTCACACACCAGCTGAAATCAGACTGGAAGACTGACAACTGTGAAAGCTGTCATTGTGACGATGATGGAATTCAGTGTTGCAGCAC TGCAGCTACACCTATGGGTTATGACAGAGACAAGTGCCAGGCTGTCTTCAACAAGGAGACCTGCACCTATACAGTGCTGGAGAAGAAGAACCCATCAAAGACCTGCGCTGTCGAGGCCTGGGTGTTATAA